The Malassezia vespertilionis chromosome 2, complete sequence genomic sequence ACTTGTAGCCTGCCTTGGTAAACTGAGTAAGGTTGTTGTTTTGGTACAAATTTGCGTGTTTGCTGATGAAATTCGCAGTCGGGTAGTCGGGCGGATCGCATGTATGGTAGCGCGCGCTTGACTTGTCGCTCGGCTGGTATACGCGTATGTAATCCAGTTCCATTTGGGCAGGAAACTGGACCTTGTCTTCGCCGCTGAATTTGATCGACTGAAAGCCTTTGGCAATACCAAGATTGACAATGATGTACATGGGCTCTTTCGGGAacatgcgctcgccaatTTGCACCCGATCGTTTCCAGACAACACACCCTTGTCCATGTGCCAGGATGGCTTCCCATCGACATAGTAGGTTATGTAGCCATCGCCATTGCCTTCCAAGTCGGGATTGTATTCGACACCGATTTTGGTCGGCACGCCTTCTGTGTCCTCAAAGGCCGAGTCGGGTACCTTGGTAACGCACGAAAGTGCCTCTTGCAAGTTACTGCCACTCCAAACATTTTTGGAGGTGACGTCGGGGTCGAAAATGTGCCATGCAGAGGTGTTATGGTACCAGTTGTATTTGTAGTCAAACGGTGCGAGCTGGAAAGACTGCGACGCGAACGATTCGCCTTTGGTCACCTGCACCTCGAAAATGTCCAGCTCGGGGGCAGAGCGTGCGACTTTATTGTTGGGTCCAGGATGATCCTCGTTGGAGCATGTGCAGGAAGGGTACCGCATGCCTGGAAGATACGAAAAAGCATCGCCGTTCGTCCCTGCATCCTTGGTGGCTTCTGGCACACCGTTGTACGATTGGTTTTTCCAAATACCAACGTCGCATTGGTCGTAGCTGTAGGGCCACATGCCGTCGGTGGACGCCAGGTAGCCAGCACGGCCCAAGTTGCCCATGAGCCAGAAACCAGGCCAGTAGCCTTGTGTGGATGGACTCTTGGGGAAAACGACACTCGTCTCAACGTACCCACCTTGAAAACAAAACTTATTCCAGGTCTGAAGCATGCCTGACCGGAAATTAGTGTTGTGTACAATATAATTGTCCATCGTGATGCGCAAACGGCCATTGACGGTGGTGATCATCTCTGGGGAATACCACTCGTAATCTTGGGTAGCCAAGTAGTACAGATCAACCGCCTCAAAAAAGGGATCGTCGCCTGGCCAAAAGGTGCGGCCATCCTGCGTAAATTCGTCACTAAAAACAAGATCAAAGTCTTCCTTGGCCGTCACACTGTGCCAGGTACGTGCATTCTGCGGCGTGTCGGAATCAATTAGGCCGCGCGTTGGGATCTGCGCATTCTCGCTCAATACCACCTCGGCAGCATTCAATTTTTTGTTATTGTAGACATGCTCCATATTGGCAATGATGGGGTACCCAGCAAAAAGCATGAACAAGGCCAGCGCAATCACAACCAAAGTCAGTACATTCAtcacgccgcgcactgATGGGCGCATAGATCTCTCATTTGGGTTCTTGTCGGGGATATGCAAATAGTCGTCAGGCTCGGCTTGCATGGGGTGTAGCACAACCATCCCCTTGCGCGGTGCGACACTTTGACGGTTGCTAAAGGGACGAGGCCGTCGTGCAGCGGTCGGTTGACGGACTTCAGGAGTGGTGCGTGTGCTATTCAGAGACGATGCGTACCCATTGTTTTTGGTCGGTGTTTGCAGGTCGTCCGAGGGGGGCTCTGCCGTGCTTTTCGAGCGGCCGGAGCTCAAGACACTCTGCGGCACAGCCGGGCGTGGCGGACTCGGAGCTTCCGGGCGTACACGCCGAGCTCGCTGTCGCTGGGGTGTATTTATCATGTTCCTAGGCTTTGCGGCGTGTGGGCCCCAATCCTCCTCAGGCGCAGAGGGCACCGAATCATaacggcgcggcatggtGTGATGTGCTGAAACACGGCGTGTGCTACAACGCGTTTGGGCGTGGCACATGTGCCTGTTGATTGgcccagcacgcgcagTTC encodes the following:
- a CDS encoding uncharacterized protein (COG:G; CAZy:GH16; TransMembrane:1 (i150-173o); EggNog:ENOG503NUWF), yielding MPRRYDSVPSAPEEDWGPHAAKPRNMINTPQRQRARRVRPEAPSPPRPAVPQSVLSSGRSKSTAEPPSDDLQTPTKNNGYASSLNSTRTTPEVRQPTAARRPRPFSNRQSVAPRKGMVVLHPMQAEPDDYLHIPDKNPNERSMRPSVRGVMNVLTLVVIALALFMLFAGYPIIANMEHVYNNKKLNAAEVVLSENAQIPTRGLIDSDTPQNARTWHSVTAKEDFDLVFSDEFTQDGRTFWPGDDPFFEAVDLYYLATQDYEWYSPEMITTVNGRLRITMDNYIVHNTNFRSGMLQTWNKFCFQGGYVETSVVFPKSPSTQGYWPGFWLMGNLGRAGYLASTDGMWPYSYDQCDVGIWKNQSYNGVPEATKDAGTNGDAFSYLPGMRYPSCTCSNEDHPGPNNKVARSAPELDIFEVQVTKGESFASQSFQLAPFDYKYNWYHNTSAWHIFDPDVTSKNVWSGSNLQEALSCVTKVPDSAFEDTEGVPTKIGVEYNPDLEGNGDGYITYYVDGKPSWHMDKGVLSGNDRVQIGERMFPKEPMYIIVNLGIAKGFQSIKFSGEDKVQFPAQMELDYIRVYQPSDKSSARYHTCDPPDYPTANFISKHANLYQNNNLTQFTKAGYKWPKNTFNGGKC